A window from Bacillota bacterium encodes these proteins:
- a CDS encoding radical SAM protein has protein sequence MARSPIAAHETAFLDASIHRMLRDALRITLRDPAEALFIWRTLRRQRAAAARRQRNAAAGLPVPPLMIASVTRQCNLHCLGCYDRAQGHRGGGEMSRERLEKVIAEARDLGMAIILLAGGEPLLRPDILDITAAFPEVIFPVFTNGLLIDEAMTARLKRQRNVIPVVSLEGDPDDTDQRRGEGVFERLRPVISGLAGRGVFFGVSLTVTARNHQLVTDEAFIRSLMGLGARLFFFVEYVPVAPGTDDWVLSDGQRASLLTAVEGFRAHLPGLFVAFPGDEEASGGCVAAGRGFIHVSPEGRVEPCPFAPYSDADLGVMTLSEALRSPLLRTIRESRDRLRETRGGCALWREREWVSGLEAGRNLAPGSAAR, from the coding sequence ATGGCTAGATCACCGATAGCCGCCCATGAGACGGCCTTCCTCGATGCATCCATCCACCGAATGCTCCGTGATGCCCTGAGGATCACCCTGCGCGACCCGGCCGAGGCCCTCTTCATCTGGAGGACCCTGCGCCGGCAGAGGGCGGCCGCGGCCAGACGGCAGCGGAACGCGGCCGCCGGCTTGCCCGTACCGCCGCTGATGATCGCCAGCGTCACCAGGCAATGCAATCTCCACTGCCTGGGCTGCTATGACCGCGCCCAGGGCCACCGGGGCGGGGGCGAGATGAGTCGAGAGCGCCTGGAGAAGGTCATCGCCGAAGCCCGCGATCTGGGGATGGCCATCATCCTCCTGGCCGGCGGGGAGCCCCTCTTGCGGCCAGACATCCTCGACATCACCGCCGCCTTCCCGGAGGTCATCTTCCCGGTCTTCACCAACGGCCTCCTCATCGACGAGGCCATGACTGCCCGCCTGAAGAGGCAGCGGAACGTGATCCCGGTGGTCAGCCTCGAGGGCGACCCGGATGACACCGACCAACGGCGCGGGGAGGGCGTCTTCGAGCGTCTTCGACCGGTCATCTCCGGGCTCGCCGGGCGGGGGGTCTTCTTCGGGGTGTCCCTGACCGTGACGGCCCGCAACCACCAGCTCGTCACCGACGAGGCCTTCATCCGATCCCTGATGGGTCTGGGCGCCCGGCTGTTCTTCTTCGTCGAGTATGTCCCGGTGGCTCCCGGCACCGACGACTGGGTCCTCTCGGACGGGCAGAGGGCGAGCCTCCTGACGGCGGTCGAGGGCTTCCGAGCCCACCTGCCCGGCTTGTTCGTCGCCTTCCCCGGTGACGAGGAGGCCTCCGGCGGCTGCGTGGCGGCCGGCCGGGGCTTCATCCACGTCAGCCCGGAGGGGCGGGTCGAGCCGTGTCCGTTCGCCCCATACTCCGACGCCGACCTCGGAGTCATGACCCTGAGCGAGGCCCTGCGCTCACCGCTCCTGAGGACGATCCGCGAGAGCCGCGACAGGCTTCGGGAGACCAGGGGCGGTTGCGCCCTGTGGCGGGAGAGGGAATGGGTCAGCGGGCTGGAGGCCGGTCGAAACCTCGCGCCCGGGTCGGCGGCCAGATAG
- a CDS encoding aldehyde ferredoxin oxidoreductase C-terminal domain-containing protein: protein MRFLRVDMNGLKAVVEEVPEKYRQLAGRGLTSRLVCDEVPATAHPLGPKAKLFIAPGAVAGTSAPSSARVSVGGKSPLTWGIKEANAGTPVAQYLARLGLKAIIIEGEPKEPGKYWTLVVTKDGAEFVPADEQTGKGLYEVYRGLKERHPTAGFIACGPAAEARMAMAGVCFSDTDGRPSRYSGRGGLGAVMAAKGLKLIVVDPAGTSPVVATNQELFKAGQAKLVEAILTHGVTKPGGTLNTYGTAALINALNEAGGLPTRNFSSGRFEGAAKISGERMAEIVKERGGVGMMGQGCHPGCTIRCSNIYPKPDGTELVSCIEYESDWALGANCGIDDLDAIAEMIWHCNDLGIDTIECGVTIGVAMEAGLKKFGDAAGALALIDEIRKNTALGRILGQGAAFTGRAFGVVRVPTVKGQGMPAYEPRAVKGIGVTYITSPMGADHTAGYTIAPEILAVGGKADPLSPAGKADLSGAFQDTTAFIDMSGYCLFIAFPILDIASGFEGMVETVNAVLGTSFAAGDVAKFGGEIVKWERQFNRAAGMTAAHDRPPEFMRYEKCPPHNQVYDVTDEDLDRIAGV, encoded by the coding sequence GTGAGATTCCTGAGGGTCGACATGAACGGTTTGAAGGCGGTCGTCGAGGAGGTCCCTGAGAAATACCGCCAGCTCGCCGGGCGCGGTCTGACTTCCCGCCTGGTTTGTGATGAGGTCCCCGCGACCGCCCACCCACTGGGACCAAAGGCCAAGTTGTTCATCGCCCCTGGGGCCGTCGCCGGGACCAGCGCCCCCTCTTCGGCTCGCGTCTCCGTAGGGGGCAAGTCCCCGCTCACCTGGGGGATCAAAGAAGCCAATGCCGGCACGCCGGTGGCTCAGTACCTGGCGCGTCTCGGCCTCAAAGCAATCATCATCGAAGGCGAGCCCAAGGAGCCCGGAAAGTACTGGACCCTCGTCGTGACCAAGGACGGGGCCGAGTTCGTGCCCGCCGACGAGCAGACGGGCAAGGGGCTGTATGAAGTCTATCGAGGCCTCAAGGAGCGCCATCCGACCGCCGGTTTCATCGCCTGCGGTCCGGCCGCGGAGGCCAGGATGGCGATGGCCGGAGTCTGCTTCAGCGACACCGACGGGCGGCCGTCGCGCTACTCGGGTCGCGGCGGGCTCGGCGCGGTCATGGCCGCCAAGGGATTGAAGCTCATCGTGGTCGATCCGGCCGGGACGTCGCCGGTGGTCGCCACGAATCAGGAGCTCTTCAAGGCCGGCCAGGCCAAGCTGGTCGAGGCCATCCTGACCCACGGCGTGACCAAGCCAGGCGGCACGCTCAACACCTACGGCACGGCGGCCCTGATCAACGCCCTCAACGAGGCCGGCGGCCTCCCCACCCGCAACTTCTCCAGCGGACGCTTCGAGGGGGCGGCCAAGATCTCCGGCGAGCGGATGGCCGAGATCGTCAAGGAGCGCGGCGGCGTGGGGATGATGGGGCAGGGTTGCCATCCGGGGTGCACCATCAGGTGCTCCAACATCTATCCGAAGCCGGACGGAACCGAGCTCGTCTCATGCATCGAGTACGAGTCCGACTGGGCCCTGGGCGCCAACTGCGGGATCGACGACCTCGACGCCATCGCCGAGATGATCTGGCACTGCAACGACCTGGGCATCGACACCATCGAGTGCGGGGTGACCATCGGGGTGGCCATGGAGGCCGGGCTGAAGAAGTTCGGCGACGCCGCCGGGGCCCTCGCGCTGATCGACGAGATCCGTAAGAACACGGCCCTGGGCCGCATCCTCGGCCAGGGGGCGGCCTTCACCGGCCGGGCCTTCGGCGTCGTCCGGGTGCCGACGGTCAAGGGCCAGGGCATGCCGGCCTATGAACCGCGCGCGGTCAAGGGCATCGGGGTGACCTACATCACCTCGCCCATGGGTGCCGACCACACCGCCGGCTATACCATCGCCCCGGAGATCCTGGCCGTCGGCGGCAAGGCCGATCCGCTGAGTCCGGCCGGCAAGGCCGACCTCTCCGGAGCCTTCCAGGACACCACGGCCTTCATCGACATGTCCGGGTACTGCCTGTTCATCGCCTTCCCGATCCTCGACATCGCCAGCGGCTTCGAGGGCATGGTCGAGACGGTCAACGCCGTCCTCGGCACCTCCTTCGCCGCCGGCGACGTGGCCAAGTTCGGCGGCGAGATCGTCAAGTGGGAGCGGCAGTTCAACCGGGCCGCCGGGATGACCGCGGCCCACGACCGGCCGCCCGAGTTCATGCGCTACGAGAAGTGCCCGCCGCACAACCAGGTCTACGACGTCACCGACGAGGACCTCGACAGGATCGCGGGGGTGTAG
- a CDS encoding MoaD/ThiS family protein, translated as MVKVHVYLYASLRQFHAGAGSADGAEAEAPDGTSIAGLYALLGIPAEEVKQAFINGRQRDPNYLLRDGDRVGVFPPIAGG; from the coding sequence GTGGTCAAAGTACACGTCTATCTCTACGCTTCGCTCCGGCAATTCCACGCCGGAGCCGGGTCGGCCGACGGGGCCGAAGCCGAGGCGCCCGACGGGACTTCCATCGCCGGGCTCTACGCCCTTCTCGGGATCCCGGCCGAGGAAGTCAAACAGGCCTTCATCAACGGCCGCCAACGCGACCCAAATTACCTGCTGCGCGACGGCGACCGGGTGGGGGTCTTCCCGCCGATCGCCGGGGGGTGA